Proteins from a genomic interval of Chryseobacterium indologenes:
- the gldD gene encoding gliding motility lipoprotein GldD — protein sequence MIKKVIFIFVSLLLISCGKDQVPKPYGELRLEYPAPKYQKFENNCAYTFEYSDFATITDAKKPCWYYLNYPSMKAKVFLTYYPIQNDFAAHIKEAEKMVYEHTIKASSIDTKSFEYPEKKVYGNFYELKGQSASNLQFYITDSTKHFVTAYLYFNTRPKPDSLAPAVNYIKNDMKHLLDSFEWKK from the coding sequence ATGATAAAAAAGGTCATTTTTATTTTTGTATCGCTGCTTTTAATTTCATGTGGAAAAGACCAGGTTCCGAAACCTTACGGAGAATTGCGCCTGGAATATCCTGCACCGAAATATCAAAAGTTTGAAAACAACTGCGCCTATACTTTTGAATACTCAGATTTTGCTACTATCACAGATGCTAAAAAGCCATGTTGGTATTATCTGAACTACCCTTCAATGAAAGCGAAGGTCTTCCTGACTTATTATCCGATACAGAATGACTTTGCTGCACATATCAAAGAAGCAGAAAAAATGGTGTACGAGCATACCATTAAGGCGAGTTCCATAGACACAAAATCTTTCGAATACCCTGAAAAAAAAGTATACGGGAATTTTTATGAGCTTAAAGGACAAAGTGCCTCCAATCTTCAATTTTACATTACAGACAGTACGAAACACTTCGTGACTGCATACTTATACTTTAATACGAGACCGAAACCGGACTCCCTGGCTCCTGCGGTAAACTATATCAAAAACGATATGAAACACCTGCTGGATTCTTTTGAATGGAAAAAATAA
- a CDS encoding alpha/beta hydrolase: MDTRIIEVKGQKLYIEYQHIKEKRPTIVFLHDSLGSVQLWRDFPGKVSDATGCNILAYDRLGYGKSNPMPTHERPVNYMELEADLLNDLLDQLNISNAILFGHSDGGTIALTTAAKYPANVKAVICEAGHIFVEEVTLKGIYNAWDAYKTTNLAERLQKYHGDKTDTLFKAWTETWTCDEFRNWNIEYLLKDITCPLLFIQGEADEYGSLDQVEKTITQTSGLAEKYIIPGIGHTPHKEVPEQVLKATARFVGNL, translated from the coding sequence ATGGATACACGAATAATTGAGGTAAAAGGACAAAAGCTATACATAGAATACCAACATATAAAAGAGAAAAGACCTACCATTGTTTTTTTGCACGACTCACTGGGTTCTGTGCAGCTTTGGAGAGATTTTCCGGGAAAAGTATCCGATGCTACAGGATGCAATATTCTCGCGTACGATAGATTAGGATATGGAAAGTCAAACCCAATGCCTACCCACGAAAGACCTGTCAATTATATGGAACTGGAGGCAGATCTGTTGAATGATCTTCTTGATCAGCTGAATATCAGCAATGCTATTCTGTTCGGGCATAGTGATGGTGGTACCATTGCTCTGACTACCGCCGCAAAATATCCGGCAAATGTGAAGGCCGTGATTTGTGAAGCAGGGCATATCTTTGTAGAAGAAGTAACTCTAAAAGGCATTTATAATGCCTGGGATGCTTATAAAACCACCAATCTGGCAGAACGTTTACAGAAATATCACGGAGACAAAACAGATACATTATTTAAAGCCTGGACGGAAACCTGGACTTGCGACGAATTCCGAAACTGGAATATTGAATACCTTCTGAAAGATATTACCTGTCCGCTCCTATTCATCCAGGGAGAAGCAGATGAATACGGTAGTTTAGATCAGGTAGAAAAAACGATTACCCAGACAAGCGGTCTTGCGGAAAAATATATCATTCCCGGTATCGGTCATACACCACATAAAGAAGTACCTGAGCAGGTATTGAAGGCCACAGCCAGATTTGTCGGGAATTTGTAG
- a CDS encoding nitronate monooxygenase has protein sequence MQASQNRITELFNIKYPIIQAGMIWHSGWRLASAVSNCGGLGLIGAGSMYPDILRENIQKCKLATDKPFGVNVPMLYPNLEEIIQIIIEEGVNIVFTSAGNPKTYTETLQKEGIKVAHVVSSTKFAVKCEEAGVDAIVAEGFEAGGHNGRDETTTFCLIPNVKKHISKPLIAAGGIALGSQMKAAMILGADGVQIGSRFAATTEASAHENWKKKITELKEGDTHLTLKELAPVRMVKNKFFNELEDIYQIGRDKEALVASLGRARAKRGMFEGDMEDGELEIGQVSALIDEVLPVETVFNHLLKEFEEVKMPAF, from the coding sequence ATGCAGGCCAGTCAAAATAGAATTACAGAACTTTTCAATATAAAATACCCGATAATCCAGGCAGGCATGATCTGGCACTCAGGATGGAGGCTGGCGTCTGCTGTTTCTAACTGTGGAGGTCTGGGTTTAATAGGAGCCGGAAGCATGTATCCCGATATCCTTAGAGAAAATATACAGAAATGTAAATTGGCGACTGATAAACCTTTCGGAGTAAATGTTCCGATGCTGTATCCAAATCTTGAGGAAATTATCCAGATTATCATAGAAGAAGGGGTGAATATTGTTTTTACATCTGCCGGAAATCCGAAAACCTATACAGAAACCTTACAGAAAGAAGGGATAAAAGTTGCTCACGTCGTTTCCTCTACCAAATTTGCAGTTAAATGTGAAGAGGCCGGAGTAGACGCTATCGTAGCAGAAGGATTTGAAGCCGGAGGGCACAACGGAAGAGATGAGACGACTACCTTCTGTCTTATTCCCAATGTGAAAAAACATATCTCTAAACCCCTGATTGCAGCGGGGGGAATTGCTTTAGGCTCCCAGATGAAAGCTGCCATGATATTAGGTGCGGATGGTGTACAGATTGGTTCCCGATTTGCTGCGACTACCGAGGCAAGTGCACATGAAAACTGGAAAAAGAAAATCACAGAGCTGAAGGAAGGAGATACCCATCTTACCCTCAAAGAACTGGCACCTGTCAGAATGGTTAAAAATAAGTTCTTTAATGAACTGGAAGATATTTACCAGATCGGTAGAGATAAAGAAGCATTAGTCGCATCATTAGGCAGAGCCAGGGCAAAGCGTGGAATGTTTGAAGGTGATATGGAAGATGGAGAATTGGAAATCGGTCAGGTATCCGCTTTAATAGATGAAGTTCTACCTGTAGAAACTGTTTTCAATCACCTTTTAAAAGAATTTGAAGAAGTAAAAATGCCGGCTTTTTAA
- a CDS encoding bifunctional hydroxymethylpyrimidine kinase/phosphomethylpyrimidine kinase, translating into MKLLVVGSVAFDAIETPFGKTDKILGGAATYIGITSSILGVKSGIVSVVGGDFPQEHLDMFTNREVNIEGIEIVKDGKTFFWSGRYHNDLNTRDTLATEVNVLENFDPKIPDSMQDAEILLLGNLHPGVQLSVLEKMNNRPKLVILDTMNFWMDCAWDILMDMIAKTDVITINDEEARQLSGEYSLVKAAKKIHTMGPEYVIIKKGEHGALLFHDGKVFAIPALPLEDVFDPTGAGDTFAGGFAAYLAKKGKIDFDTMKSALIVGSAMASFTVEKFGTQRIQEVNESDMFSRLRQFKELTTFDVELQ; encoded by the coding sequence ATGAAACTTTTAGTTGTAGGAAGTGTTGCATTTGATGCAATTGAAACACCATTTGGTAAAACGGATAAAATTTTAGGCGGAGCTGCCACTTATATTGGGATCACTTCATCTATTTTAGGCGTTAAATCCGGTATCGTTTCTGTAGTAGGAGGAGACTTTCCACAGGAGCATCTGGATATGTTCACAAACAGAGAAGTAAATATCGAAGGAATTGAGATCGTAAAAGATGGGAAAACTTTCTTCTGGTCAGGGAGATATCATAATGACCTGAATACCAGAGACACCCTGGCTACAGAAGTAAACGTACTGGAAAACTTTGATCCGAAAATTCCGGATTCAATGCAGGATGCCGAAATTTTATTACTTGGAAACCTACATCCTGGAGTTCAGTTATCCGTACTGGAAAAAATGAACAACCGTCCTAAGCTGGTAATCCTTGATACCATGAATTTCTGGATGGATTGCGCTTGGGATATTCTGATGGATATGATCGCAAAAACAGACGTAATCACCATCAATGATGAAGAAGCAAGACAGCTTTCAGGAGAATATTCTCTGGTAAAAGCAGCTAAAAAGATCCACACGATGGGACCGGAATATGTAATCATTAAAAAAGGAGAGCACGGGGCTTTACTTTTCCATGACGGTAAAGTATTTGCAATTCCTGCACTTCCTCTTGAAGATGTATTCGATCCAACCGGTGCCGGAGATACTTTTGCGGGAGGTTTTGCTGCCTATCTTGCCAAAAAAGGTAAAATTGATTTTGATACCATGAAATCTGCTTTGATCGTAGGATCTGCCATGGCATCTTTCACCGTAGAAAAATTCGGAACACAAAGAATTCAGGAAGTAAACGAATCGGATATGTTCAGCAGATTGAGACAATTTAAAGAATTGACGACATTTGATGTTGAACTGCAGTAA
- a CDS encoding peptidylprolyl isomerase: protein MTNRLKITFLLGIFMMIFSSNMMNAQLKPGDLVDGIAAVIGNEIVLESDVTEQMNYGKQQGASNTDKCEFLENLISNKLLVYEAKKDTLIENRSAAIKEQANQKYRQLLSQFPDEKTLLAAYKFRNAYEMKNAIEKIDTDQYYGQAKYQRVTDKADVTPNEVTDFYNLYKMQLPQVKDEVTLAQIMMYPKLTEAHKQDLINRLKKIKQDIAGGETFESQARIYSEDEGSASNGGLYKNINKGQMVKPFEAAALNLQENEISDPIESEFGYHIIQLVKRSGKVYDARHILLKATPTDDEMKTAKAKLDSIRGLILEGKITFKDAAFKFSDDKRTKFNAGIIPGADGSDKIERESIPGTISYELAGLNKGDITTAFDEEENRRKVVKIIKLDDVIPAHQITLETDFSRIKQMALNKKKNEMVEKFVNSKLPTTFISIDGRYDNCNFKANWKKDAIKK, encoded by the coding sequence ATGACAAATAGACTAAAAATCACTTTTCTCCTTGGGATTTTCATGATGATATTCTCTTCAAATATGATGAATGCCCAATTAAAACCGGGAGATTTAGTGGATGGTATTGCTGCTGTTATCGGGAACGAAATTGTTTTGGAATCTGATGTAACTGAACAGATGAATTATGGGAAACAGCAGGGAGCTTCAAACACAGATAAGTGTGAGTTCCTGGAAAACCTGATCAGTAATAAACTTCTTGTATACGAAGCTAAAAAAGATACATTAATTGAAAACCGTTCTGCTGCTATCAAAGAGCAGGCTAATCAGAAATACCGTCAGTTGCTATCTCAATTTCCTGATGAAAAAACATTATTAGCTGCCTATAAGTTCAGAAATGCCTATGAAATGAAGAACGCGATCGAGAAAATCGATACAGATCAATATTACGGGCAGGCAAAATATCAGAGAGTTACCGATAAAGCTGACGTAACTCCTAACGAGGTGACCGATTTCTACAACCTCTATAAAATGCAGCTGCCTCAGGTAAAAGATGAGGTGACACTGGCACAGATCATGATGTACCCGAAATTAACGGAAGCTCATAAACAAGATCTTATCAACAGACTGAAAAAGATCAAACAGGATATTGCCGGTGGTGAAACTTTTGAAAGCCAGGCCAGAATCTACTCCGAAGACGAAGGCTCAGCTTCCAACGGAGGACTTTATAAAAACATCAACAAAGGACAGATGGTAAAGCCTTTCGAGGCCGCAGCACTGAACCTTCAGGAAAACGAAATTTCTGACCCTATAGAATCTGAATTCGGATATCACATTATTCAGCTGGTTAAGAGATCAGGTAAAGTTTATGATGCGAGACATATCCTGTTGAAAGCTACCCCTACAGATGATGAAATGAAAACTGCCAAAGCAAAATTAGACAGTATCAGAGGCCTGATTTTAGAAGGTAAAATAACATTTAAAGATGCTGCATTCAAATTTTCAGATGATAAAAGAACCAAATTCAACGCCGGGATCATTCCGGGAGCAGATGGTTCTGATAAAATCGAAAGAGAAAGCATCCCTGGAACGATCAGCTATGAATTGGCAGGATTGAATAAAGGAGATATTACCACTGCTTTTGATGAAGAAGAAAACAGAAGAAAGGTAGTAAAGATCATTAAACTGGATGATGTTATTCCGGCCCACCAGATCACGCTTGAAACTGACTTTAGCAGAATCAAACAAATGGCGCTTAATAAAAAGAAAAATGAAATGGTTGAAAAGTTTGTTAATTCCAAACTACCGACAACTTTCATTTCCATAGACGGACGTTACGACAACTGTAACTTTAAGGCCAACTGGAAGAAAGACGCAATCAAAAAATAA
- a CDS encoding A/G-specific adenine glycosylase: protein MEKNRAASDFLHVGNRLLEWYRNNARDLPFRQTKDPYKIWICEIVFQQTRINQGLNHYNNFVTRFPDVKTLAEAEENEVLLYWKGLGYYSRAINIHTAARQIMNDYHGIFPSQYEEILKLKGVGKYTAAAISSICFGGKMPAVDGNFYRVLSRLFADDFDISNSRAFAYFSELATLVMPDNVGDFNQAMMDIGSEICKPKNPVCGECPINEDCLAFSMQKVSQYPVKTKKVKAEDLALTYYFVHRNGDFLIQQRKDDFIWKKLFEFPTAITAEMEPFITGSKTITHKLTHKNLSIEIFKVEIDSEEVWNDFIAENQYMITDAQASHDKSFPKPLENYIQNSLKD from the coding sequence TTGGAAAAAAATAGAGCAGCCTCAGATTTTCTGCATGTGGGAAACAGGCTTTTGGAATGGTATAGGAATAATGCGAGAGATTTGCCTTTCAGGCAGACGAAAGATCCTTATAAAATCTGGATTTGTGAAATTGTCTTTCAGCAGACCAGGATTAATCAGGGACTCAATCACTACAATAATTTCGTTACAAGATTTCCGGATGTAAAAACTTTGGCAGAAGCTGAAGAGAACGAGGTGTTACTCTATTGGAAAGGGCTGGGCTATTACTCCAGAGCCATTAATATCCATACCGCTGCCCGGCAGATTATGAATGATTACCACGGCATATTCCCTTCTCAATATGAAGAAATTCTAAAGTTAAAAGGAGTAGGGAAGTACACCGCTGCTGCCATTTCAAGCATTTGTTTTGGAGGTAAAATGCCGGCTGTTGACGGTAATTTCTACCGTGTCCTGAGTCGTCTTTTTGCAGATGATTTTGATATTTCAAATTCAAGGGCTTTTGCCTATTTTTCGGAATTGGCAACCTTGGTGATGCCGGATAATGTAGGAGACTTTAATCAGGCCATGATGGATATAGGTTCTGAAATTTGCAAACCCAAAAACCCTGTATGTGGTGAATGCCCGATTAATGAAGATTGCCTGGCTTTTTCCATGCAAAAAGTTTCACAATATCCTGTGAAAACTAAAAAAGTAAAGGCAGAAGACCTCGCTCTGACCTATTATTTTGTACATAGAAACGGAGATTTTTTGATTCAGCAGAGAAAAGATGACTTTATCTGGAAGAAACTATTCGAATTTCCGACTGCCATTACAGCTGAAATGGAACCCTTTATTACCGGTTCAAAGACCATTACCCATAAACTGACTCACAAGAACTTAAGTATAGAAATTTTTAAGGTTGAAATAGATTCAGAAGAAGTATGGAATGATTTTATCGCTGAAAATCAGTACATGATCACTGATGCGCAGGCATCCCACGATAAATCCTTCCCCAAGCCTCTTGAAAATTACATTCAAAACTCTCTGAAAGACTGA